A window of the Diorhabda carinulata isolate Delta chromosome 1, icDioCari1.1, whole genome shotgun sequence genome harbors these coding sequences:
- the LOC130898851 gene encoding palmitoyltransferase ZDHHC15B isoform X4, with amino-acid sequence MAVPGGDNKGPCYWCFKAVKWIPVLFIVTIVVWSYYAYVIQLCLLTIEDLVKQLLYLVFYHIFFFMFCWAYWQTIFTDIATVPNKYSVPDHVFEAYMNNADNFETQNSMLENLAKRLPIANITLSGGVRFCEKCRVLKPDRAHHCSVCGVCVLKMDHHCPWINNCVSFTNYKFFVLFLGYALLYCIYVSLTSLTYFIAFWKGDLPGMGRFHILFLFFVSVMFAISLLSLFGYHCYLVVENRTTLEAFRPPNFRDVGTDKYGFHIGRYKNFQEVFGEHPKKWFLPVSTRDTITLLPK; translated from the exons ATGGCAGTACCAGGGGGTGATAATAAAGGTCCATGTTACTGGTGTTTCAAGGCAGTTAAATGGATACccgttttatttattgtaacaatAGTTGTCTGGTCTTACTATGCTTATGTTATTCAACTTTGCCTAT tgACCATTGAAGATCTGGTTAAGCAATTGCTATACCTAGTTTTTTACCACATTTTCTTCTTCATGTTTTGTTGGGCATATTGGCAAACAATTTTCACAGATATAGCTACAGTGCCTAATAAA tattcaGTTCCTGATCATGTTTTTGAAGCTTATATGAATAACGCTGATAACTTTGAAACACAAAACAGCATGTTAGAAAATTTAGCTAAACGTTTACCTATTGCCAATATTACTTTAAGTGGAGGAGTACGTTTTTGTGAGAAATGTAGAGTTCTTAAGCCTGATAGGGCACACCACTGTTCTGTTTGTGGTGTTTGCGTGTTAAAAATGGATCACCACTGTCCATGGATAAACAATTGTGTGTCCTTCAcaaactacaaattttttgtattgtttttggGATATGCACTTTTATACTGTATATATGTATCCCTTACATCACTTACTTATTTCATTGCCTTTTGGAAG gGTGACTTACCAGGTATGGGACGATTCCacatattatttctattttttgtctCTGTAATGTTCGCTATTAGTTTACTGTCACTATTTGGTTACCATTGTTACTTAGTTGTTGAAAACCGAACTACACTGG AAGCGTTCCGGCCACCAAATTTTAGAGATGTAGGAACAGATAAGTATGGGTTTCATATAGGCAggtacaaaaattttcaagaagTTTTTGGAGAACATCCTAAAAAATGGTTTCTTCCAGTCAGTACCAG
- the LOC130898851 gene encoding palmitoyltransferase ZDHHC15B isoform X3: protein MAVPGGDNKGPCYWCFKAVKWIPVLFIVTIVVWSYYAYVIQLCLLTIEDLVKQLLYLVFYHIFFFMFCWAYWQTIFTDIATVPNKYSVPDHVFEAYMNNADNFETQNSMLENLAKRLPIANITLSGGVRFCEKCRVLKPDRAHHCSVCGVCVLKMDHHCPWINNCVSFTNYKFFVLFLGYALLYCIYVSLTSLTYFIAFWKGDLPGMGRFHILFLFFVSVMFAISLLSLFGYHCYLVVENRTTLEAFRPPNFRDVGTDKYGFHIGRYKNFQEVFGEHPKKWFLPVSTSLGDGLTFPQRQIDEDQESLLHRNYEDDVESV from the exons ATGGCAGTACCAGGGGGTGATAATAAAGGTCCATGTTACTGGTGTTTCAAGGCAGTTAAATGGATACccgttttatttattgtaacaatAGTTGTCTGGTCTTACTATGCTTATGTTATTCAACTTTGCCTAT tgACCATTGAAGATCTGGTTAAGCAATTGCTATACCTAGTTTTTTACCACATTTTCTTCTTCATGTTTTGTTGGGCATATTGGCAAACAATTTTCACAGATATAGCTACAGTGCCTAATAAA tattcaGTTCCTGATCATGTTTTTGAAGCTTATATGAATAACGCTGATAACTTTGAAACACAAAACAGCATGTTAGAAAATTTAGCTAAACGTTTACCTATTGCCAATATTACTTTAAGTGGAGGAGTACGTTTTTGTGAGAAATGTAGAGTTCTTAAGCCTGATAGGGCACACCACTGTTCTGTTTGTGGTGTTTGCGTGTTAAAAATGGATCACCACTGTCCATGGATAAACAATTGTGTGTCCTTCAcaaactacaaattttttgtattgtttttggGATATGCACTTTTATACTGTATATATGTATCCCTTACATCACTTACTTATTTCATTGCCTTTTGGAAG gGTGACTTACCAGGTATGGGACGATTCCacatattatttctattttttgtctCTGTAATGTTCGCTATTAGTTTACTGTCACTATTTGGTTACCATTGTTACTTAGTTGTTGAAAACCGAACTACACTGG AAGCGTTCCGGCCACCAAATTTTAGAGATGTAGGAACAGATAAGTATGGGTTTCATATAGGCAggtacaaaaattttcaagaagTTTTTGGAGAACATCCTAAAAAATGGTTTCTTCCAGTCAGTACCAG